Within the Hypericibacter adhaerens genome, the region CCACGGCGCGCGAGGCGGTGCCGATCCCGCCCTTGAACTCGTGCGTGATCATGCCGGTGCCGCCGCCCACGCAGCCCTCGGCGACGGGACCGCCCTTGGCGCCGGCCAGGGCCTCGAAGGCCATCTCCTTCGTCACCGGTTGGGCATCGGCATCGGAGAGCCAGCCGTCCCAGGTCTCGGCCGTGACCGGCAGGTGGAAGGGCAGCTCGATCTTGCGGTCGATCGCGTAGGTGCAGATCGCGTCGCGCACCACGCCCACCGACAGCGTGTTGGTGATGCAGATCGGCGCGCCGATCAAGCCCTGCTCGGCGATCCAGGGCAGGCCCGTCATCTCGCCATTGCCGTTGAAGCTGTGGAAGCCGGCGAAGCACCAGTCATGCCAGACCGTGTCGCGCGGCCAGATCGCCGTGACGCCGGTGCGCACCACGCGCGGGGAATCGGCGATCAGCGTCGAATGGCCGACCCGGACGCCCGCGACGTCGGTGATGGCGTTGAAGGGCCCGGGATCGAGCCGGCCGGTGACGATGCCGAGATCGCGAAGGCGGGGACGGGGCATGGGGCAAGCTCCTGCAAGCGATGATTCCGATCGCGCGGGAGGCTAGCGCAGATTCGTGGCGGGCGCATGAGGGAGGGGAGAAATGCGCTCGGTCTGTCCCTTCCCCCGGAACGGGGGAAGGTCAGGAAGGGGGCTGCGCGATATCGATACCGAGCGGCCCCCTCCCTAGCCCTCCCCCGCGAAGGCGGGAGAGGGGACATATCTATGTTTATGGCTAAGCCAGCGTCTCCGGCAGCCGGACCCAGTCCGGCTTCTTCGCCGTGAGCTTGGCCTCGCCGGCATAGAGCGCGGGCGGCGTGGCGGTTCCCTCGACCAGCTCGAGCCGCAGCAGGGCGAGACCGATGCCGTTGGCGGCCGAGCGCATCTCGCCGGCTTCCCGGGTTTCTTTCGTGGTGGGATCGACCAGCATGACGGGCGTGCCCGGTGCTGGCACGGGGCCCTCGATCGCGACCGGCATCAGCCGCTTGCGCAC harbors:
- a CDS encoding DmpA family aminopeptidase, whose amino-acid sequence is MPRPRLRDLGIVTGRLDPGPFNAITDVAGVRVGHSTLIADSPRVVRTGVTAIWPRDTVWHDWCFAGFHSFNGNGEMTGLPWIAEQGLIGAPICITNTLSVGVVRDAICTYAIDRKIELPFHLPVTAETWDGWLSDADAQPVTKEMAFEALAGAKGGPVAEGCVGGGTGMITHEFKGGIGTASRAVEAAGGRYTVGVLVQSNYGRRHLLRVNGVPVGREIGTEIVPSERFLEPKSSIIVILATDAPLIPIQCQRLARRATTGLAWVGGIGANGSGDIFLAFSTANTVRPDHKVSELKSVGPDEMTPLFEAAAEATEEAILNALVAAETMVGFQNRIVYALPHDKLLEVMRRYRPPGTIGAPR